ATGGGATTGGCAAAAGAATTTGTGGATTCAAAAGAGAAAAATAATAATTTCAGTTACAAAGACCTGATGTTCGATCTTATGGGAAGTGTAGCCGGAATGATAATATGCAATTAGCAAAGAGGTAATTATGGCAATCCGATTTCGCGAAAATTCGCAAGATTCTGCCGGAAAATTTCTGAAAGCATTGCGAGAAGAAAAGGGCATCAGCATTGATGAAGTATCGCTTGAGACAAAAATCAAACCTCATTTTCTTATAGCTATCGAAAACGGCAATATAACCGATCACATCAACCTATCTTATGCGAAAATCAATATAATAAATTATTCCAGATTTCTGGATGCAGATATTAAACAGATTCTTGATATGTTCGAAGCAGAACATAATCTCACTTATAACACAAAAATCAAGAATGATAAAAACAAAGATTATCAAAAAAAAATACTTGTTTCGAAAAATACATTAAAGATATTGATGCTAATTTTACTCTTGATCGTCTTATATTCATTCGGTTCAATTTTATACAAACAGGGAGATTTGCAAAGAAATTTTTTCAAAATATCAAATTCTGATATGCCGATTGACTCTGTTCAAATAAGTCAAACGTTTACCGACTCAAGCTCTATCGTTTCCTCAAAAAAATCGGAAAATATTACCAGCCAATATGAACCGGTTTACAAAACCAAAGACATTTACAAAAAATACTTCATGAAAACCGATCCAAACCCGTGGTATGTAGTCCCTGAATATCTTAAACGAAAATCATAGATAATGAAAAGTTTGAAAACAGTAGAGATTGAAGATTTTTTACTCAATTTCCGTGCACCCGGTAGATATGCAAATAACGAGTTGAATTGTCTGGCAAAAAGTATAACAAAAAAAACATTAAATTTTGCTCTTGCCTTTCCCGATAAATATGAGATTGGCATGTCGCATCTCGGGCTTAAAATTCTATATTCTATTCTAAATAGTACTGAAAAATTTACCGCAGATAGAGTTTATACACCTGATGTTGACTTGATTGAATTCTTAAAAAAAGAGGATATTCCTCTCTTTTCTATTGAGAATCGAATTGCCCTCTACGAATTTGATGTTATCGGTTTCACCCTTCAGTACGAGCTTTCCAACTCAAACATTCTCTTGATGCTCCAACTAAGTAAAATTCCCTTGCTTTCTAAGAATCGGGGTGAACATGATCCACTGATCATCGCCGGAGGACCTTGTGCGTTTAATCCACAGCCTCTTGCCATGTTCATAGATGCTTTTGTAATCGGTGATGGTGAAGATATTATCATCGAGCTGGCGGAATCTCTTTTAATCAACAAAACCGCTTCACGAAAAGAACGGTTGAACAAACTTAGCAAATTACGAGGAATATATATACCTGAATTTTATGAAGAAAAGCATGATTCGAATGGCACTTATGTAATTCCAAAATCAGCTGATTATCCAGCGAAAATCAAGAAAAATTATTTTACCGATTTTGATAACAAGGCGAAAATTCACTTTCCACACCTTGTCCCACTGACTGATATTGTGCATAATCGTCCGGCAATCGAGATTATGCGCGGATGCACCCGTGGATGCCGATTTTGTCAAGCAGGAATGATCTATCGTCCGGTTCGAGAAAGGGATGATAACTTACTTGTTGATATTATCAAAGAGGAAATAAAACTAAACGGGTGGGATGAAATTTCTTTAAATTCATTGTCAACTTCAGATTATTCCGCCATCCAACCGTTGATAGCGAAACTGAATCCAATACTAAAAGCAACTCACACCAAACTTTCGCTCCCATCCCTTAGACTTGATACGATTGAAAAAGATTTTGTCCAAGCGATAAAAAAAATGATCGGAAGCACGTTAACCATCGCACCTGAAGCAGGAAGCGAACGTTTGCGTGATGTGATAAATAAACAAATCTCCGAAGAAGAGATTATCAATTCAATCGAATTTGCTTTGAAAATTGGAATTCGTTCAGTAAAATTGTATTTCATGTTGGGGCTGCCAACCGAAACTGAAGATGATATTCAATCAATAATAAATTTGGTGGGAAAAATCAAAAGGCTAAAAAATTATCTGCGGATAAAAATTAGTCTATCCACTTTTATTCCAAAGCCATTTACTCCTTTCCAGTGGTCGCCTTTGGACAGCAAAAAAAATATAATTGCAAAAGTTTCTCGTATAAAAAGAGGACTGTCAAAATACCACTCTGTTAAGGTTAGTTATAATAGTTACGAGCAATCGTTGCTCGAATCCGTAATTTCGAGAGGAGATTCAAAAATAGGAAAATTGATATTAGGAGCGTTTGAAAGAGGCGCAATGTTCGATGCTTGGAATGAGAATTTCAATTTTGCTTTATGGGAAGAGGCTGCTCAAGACAACGGGATCGACTTGCAAAACTACTCCGATGCAATAAAAAATGGGAAAAAAATGTGCTGGTCTCATATTGATTCCGGAATACGAGAAGATTTTCTGGTCAGTGAATACGAAAAAGCAATAAATTCACAAACCACTCCTGATTGTCGTGTGGGAAAATGTTCAAACTGTGGTGTTTGTACAGATGTTCAAAACCGTTTTCTTTTTCCGGAAAAGCAGAAGGCAAAATTGGGATTTACTGAAAAAATAAATGTTGAAAAAATTCAGCAAACAACTTTTTTTAAATATCGTGTATTCTACGAAAAAGGCAGGAAAATGCGATTCAGTTCGCACCGTGATCTGATGAAAATAATTTATCAAGTTGTGCGAAAAAGTGGTTTGCCTGTTTATCACACAATGGGTTTTAACAGACGTCCGAAAATCTCTTTATGCCCGGCTTTATTACTGGGAATGACAGGTAAGAATGAATTCTTCGATATTAGATTGATCAAATTAATGCCTGAAAATATTGTTTTAGAACAGATGCAAATCAATTTACCGGAAGATTTGATCATCCACAAAGTGGAAAGAATCTTCGTCTCTACGAAAAATATGGGAAATTTTCAAAATGAAAGATTATTGTTATCTTCAAAGCACAATTTTAATTGGGATGAAAAAATTGCTGAATATGAAAAGACTTCTCACTTTATTAATAAAAAGGGAAAAAAAGTGCTAACAAAAGATTCAATTCATAGTGTAATTTCGAATGGGGATGGATTGATTGTAGAAAAAAATATTTTAGGTATCCGCACTTCAGATTTTTTGCAATCAATTTTGAAAATTACACCCGAAGATGTCAGTAAATTGAGAATTACAAGATTAAAAATGATGAAATAGGTTAAGAAAAAATTTTTGAAAGGATTTTTCAATGAAAACAGAATTAGTTGTAAATATCGGTCCATTTGAGAACCGAATAGCTTTATTAGAAGATGATGTTTTAGTAGAATTGTATCATCATCGCGAGGGAGAAGAGGAATGTGTTGGCAATATTTATAAGGGTACTGTTAAAGATAATGTACCCGGAATGGCAGGATGTTTTCTTAATATAGGTTTGGAAAGAACCGCTTTACTTCACTATCGAGATGCAATTCCTGATTTTATGAACCTTGTCGGCGATATTGATAAAAAAACAATTAAGCGAGCCGGTTATGACGATTTGGAAATGGGAAAATTGCTCAGGCCGGGGCAGGAATTAATTGTACAGGTGGGGAAAGCTCCTATCGGGAAAAAAGGTGCCAGAT
Above is a genomic segment from Candidatus Cloacimonadota bacterium containing:
- a CDS encoding helix-turn-helix domain-containing protein, translating into MAIRFRENSQDSAGKFLKALREEKGISIDEVSLETKIKPHFLIAIENGNITDHINLSYAKINIINYSRFLDADIKQILDMFEAEHNLTYNTKIKNDKNKDYQKKILVSKNTLKILMLILLLIVLYSFGSILYKQGDLQRNFFKISNSDMPIDSVQISQTFTDSSSIVSSKKSENITSQYEPVYKTKDIYKKYFMKTDPNPWYVVPEYLKRKS
- a CDS encoding TIGR03960 family B12-binding radical SAM protein, translated to MKSLKTVEIEDFLLNFRAPGRYANNELNCLAKSITKKTLNFALAFPDKYEIGMSHLGLKILYSILNSTEKFTADRVYTPDVDLIEFLKKEDIPLFSIENRIALYEFDVIGFTLQYELSNSNILLMLQLSKIPLLSKNRGEHDPLIIAGGPCAFNPQPLAMFIDAFVIGDGEDIIIELAESLLINKTASRKERLNKLSKLRGIYIPEFYEEKHDSNGTYVIPKSADYPAKIKKNYFTDFDNKAKIHFPHLVPLTDIVHNRPAIEIMRGCTRGCRFCQAGMIYRPVRERDDNLLVDIIKEEIKLNGWDEISLNSLSTSDYSAIQPLIAKLNPILKATHTKLSLPSLRLDTIEKDFVQAIKKMIGSTLTIAPEAGSERLRDVINKQISEEEIINSIEFALKIGIRSVKLYFMLGLPTETEDDIQSIINLVGKIKRLKNYLRIKISLSTFIPKPFTPFQWSPLDSKKNIIAKVSRIKRGLSKYHSVKVSYNSYEQSLLESVISRGDSKIGKLILGAFERGAMFDAWNENFNFALWEEAAQDNGIDLQNYSDAIKNGKKMCWSHIDSGIREDFLVSEYEKAINSQTTPDCRVGKCSNCGVCTDVQNRFLFPEKQKAKLGFTEKINVEKIQQTTFFKYRVFYEKGRKMRFSSHRDLMKIIYQVVRKSGLPVYHTMGFNRRPKISLCPALLLGMTGKNEFFDIRLIKLMPENIVLEQMQINLPEDLIIHKVERIFVSTKNMGNFQNERLLLSSKHNFNWDEKIAEYEKTSHFINKKGKKVLTKDSIHSVISNGDGLIVEKNILGIRTSDFLQSILKITPEDVSKLRITRLKMMK